The following are from one region of the Capsicum annuum cultivar UCD-10X-F1 chromosome 1, UCD10Xv1.1, whole genome shotgun sequence genome:
- the LOC107855335 gene encoding putative F-box protein At5g55150 has protein sequence MCAKRSFLSFFLFFSHVEVGQLNIEFLCLLAQICPIWSPPANLSIAIRITDMSDWSELQHDLLVLIVRRINLIEDYLNFGTVCKSWHSVITKENFNSDLPRVPWLMLAEDEDYKACRKFFSLYNGMILKKWIPGASGKRCMESMGWLITVGKDEGEISLLHPFSNVEIQLPHQTTTDHYEFNQTPVPWTFVQKAVLSANPSCTSDYVLMVIEGHYQFLSFWRPGDLLWTRINKPVYFPDTSDVVYFNGRFYAVSYDGCVHVCDIDGSEHTKSLIVAQLAPWIDGKYYILESLGSLFAVSQNGVDIRYVKDDRERIPLTHIPGEDDADEEKMYMYKTRSFLVFQIDLDACETTPTRDLGDQAFFLDNCLALPIALREE, from the exons ATGTGCGCGAAGAgatcatttttgtcatttttcctcttcttctctcATGTGGAAGTTGGACAGTTGAACATTGAATTTCTTTGTCTTTTAGCGCAGATTTGTCCCATTTGGTCACCGCCGGCGAATCTATCTATCGCCATCCGAATAACCG ATATGTCTGATTGGTCGGAACTTCAACATGATCTACTGGTTCTAATTGTTAGACGTATAAATTTGATTGAAGACTATCTTAATTTCGGAACCGTTTGTAAATCGTGGCATTCTGTGATCACGAAGGAGAATTTTAACAGTGATTTGCCTAGGGTACCATGGCTAATGTTAGCTGAAGACGAGGATTATAAAGCATGTAGGAAATTCTTTAGTCTGTATAATGGCATGATTTTGAAGAAGTGGATTCCGGGAGCTAGTGGAAAACGATGTATGGAATCTATGGGATGGCTTATCACAGTAGGAAAAGACGAGGGTGAAATCAGTCTGTTGCATCCCTTCTCCAATGTTGAAATCCAATTGCCGCATCAAACTACAACggatcattatgaattcaaccaGACTCCTGTTCCGTGGACGTTTGTTCAGAAAGCAGTTCTGTCAGCTAATCCTTCTTGTACGTCTGATTATGTTCTCATGGTCATTGAGGGACATTATCAGTTCCTTAGTTTTTGGAGACCAGGAGATTTGTTATGGACTAGGATAAACAAACCGGTTTATTTCCCAGATACTAGTGATGTGGTATATTTCAATGGTCGCTTTTATGCGGTTAGTTATGATGGATGTGTCCATgtttgtgatattgatggctcCGAACACACTAAAAGTCTTATAGTAGCACAACTAGCACCATGGATTGATGGTAAGTATTACATCCTGGAATCACTAGGATCGTTGTTTGCAGTTTCACAAAATGGTGTTGACATAAGGTACGTCAAAGATGATCGCGAAAGGATTCCATTGACGCACATTCCTGGTGAAGATGATGCTGATGAGGAGAAGATGTACATGTACAAGACAAGAAGTTTTCTAGTTTTCCAGATCGATTTAGATGCTTGCGAAACTACGCCAACAAGGGATTTAGGGGACCAAGCTTTTTTTCTAG ATAATTGTTTGG CTTTGCCAATTGCTCTGAGAGAGGAGTAA
- the LOC107855310 gene encoding F-box protein At4g35733: MADWSELQHDLLVLIARRINLIEDYLSFRTVCKSWHAVATKGNFNSDLPRVPWLMLAEDEHDDDRTCRKFFSLYNGMVLKKRIPGAVGKRCMESMGWLITLGKDEGEMSLLHPFSGVQIELPHQNTTVSYAFHRTFKPWIYISKAVLSANPCHTSDYVLVVAEGRFAHLSLWRPGDLLWTRIMEPTCKNVSDVVYFSGRLYTVSYGGYVRVYDVGGYEVKSHLITQTVPWIAGRYYILESLGSLFVVARRSSDIVPFRYDRERIPPRFITVEDDEEGALFMYRTNNFLVFEIDLDANEAIPTRDLGDKAFFLGASASLSVQASQFTGIRPNHIYFTDTNLNSCLYFDHGGGLDMGVFNLADGSIQPHYDGVSLSRFCPSIWVTPNPC, translated from the coding sequence ATGGCTGATTGGTCGGAACTTCAACATGATCTCCTCGTTCTAATTGCCAGACGAATAAATTTGATAGAGGATTACCTTAGTTTTCGTACTGTTTGCAAATCGTGGCACGCTGTGGCTACCAAAGGGAATTTCAACAGTGACCTGCCTAGGGTTCCATGGCTAATGCTAGCCGAGGATGAACATGATGATGATCGCACATGTAGGAAATTTTTTAGTTTGTATAACGGTATGGTTTTGAAGAAGAGAATTCCAGGAGCGGTTGGAAAAAGATGTATGGAGTCAATGGGATGGCTTATCACTCTTGGAAAAGATGAGGGGGAAATGAGCCTGTTACATCCCTTCTCCGGGGTCCAAATCGAATTGCCACATCAAAATACAACTGTAAGTTATGCGTTTCACAGGACTTTCAAACCATGGATCTATATAAGTAAAGCAGTTTTATCAGCTAATCCTTGTCATACATCTGACTATGTTCTCGTGGTCGCTGAGGGAAGATTTGCTCACCTCAGTTTATGGAGACCAGGAGATTTGTTATGGACGAGGATTATGGAGCCGACCTGCAAAAATGTTAGTGATGTGGTGTATTTCAGTGGCAGACTTTACACGGTCAGTTATGGCGGTTATGTCCGAGTTTATGATGTTGGTGGCTATGAAGTCAAAAGTCATTTGATAACACAGACAGTACCGTGGATTGCAGGTAGGTATTACATCCTGGAATCACTAGGATCATTATTTGTAGTTGCACGACGTTCTAGTGATATAGTGCCTTTCAGATATGATCGTGAAAGGATTCCACCGAGGTTCATCACTGTAGAGGATGATGAGGAGGGTGCGTTGTTCATGTATAGGACAAACAATTTTCTAGTTTTTGAGATCGATTTGGATGCTAACGAAGCTATACCAACTAGGGATTTAGGGGACAAAGCATTTTTCCTGGGTGCTAGTGCTTCTCTTTCGGTCCAAGCTTCTCAATTTACGGGAATCAGGCCCAATCATATTTATTTTacagatactaatttgaattcttgCCTCTATTTTGATCACGGAGGCGGCTTGGACATGGGGGTGTTCAACTTAGCAGATGGCAGTATTCAGCCGCATTACGATGGTGTTTCCCTCAGTCGTTTTTGTCCTTCAATTTGGGTCACACCAAATCCGTGTTGA
- the LOC107855326 gene encoding glycerol-3-phosphate acyltransferase 9 isoform X1, with product MNKLKSSSSELDFDRPNLEDYLPTASIQQPHVKLRLCDLLDISPTLTEAAGAIIDDSFTRCFKSNPPEPWNWNIYLFPLWCLGVVVRYGILFPIRVIVLTIGWIIFLSCYIPVHFLLKGHEKFQKKLERCLVELICSFFVASWTGVVKYHGPRPSIRPKQVFVANHTSMIDFIVLEQMTAFAVIMQKHPGWVGLLQSTILEGVGCIWFNRSEAKDREIVAKKLRQHVEGADNNPLLIFPEGTCVNNHYTVMFKKGAFELDCTVCPVAIKYNKIFVDAFWNSRKQSFTTHLLQLMTSWAVVCDVWYLEPQNIRPGETPIEFAERVRDIISVRAGLRKVPWDGYLKYSRPSPKHRERKQQSFAESVLHRLEEK from the exons ATGAATAAGCTTAAATCATCAAGCTCAGAATTGGACTTTGATAGACCAAATCTTGAAGATTATCTTCCTACTGCATCCATTCAACAACCCCATGTCAAGCTTCGCCT GTGTGATTTGCTTGATATTTCTCCCACCTTAACTGAAGCTGCTGGTGCCATTATTGAC GATTCTTTCACCCGATGCTTCAAGTCAAATCCACCAGAACCTTGGAACTGGAACATATATTTGTTTCCTTTATGGTGCTTGGGTGTTGTTGTTAGATATGGAATTCTTTTTCCTATAAG AGTCATTGTCTTGACAATAGGATGGATAATATTTCTCTCCTGCTATATCCCGGTGCATTTCCTACTGAAAGGGCACGAAAAGTTCCAGAAAAAGCTAGAG AGGTGTCTGGTGGAGCTGATATGCAGTTTCTTTGTTGCATCTTGGACTGGGGTTGTCAAATACCATGGCCCACGGCCTAGCATACGACCTAAGCAG GTTTTTGTGGCAAATCACACATCAATGATTGATTTTATTGTCTTAGAACAGATGACTGCATTTGCAGTGATCATGCAGAAGCATCCTGGTTGGGTCG GACTGCTGCAGAGCACCATTTTAGAAGGTGTTGGATGTATCTGGTTCAACCGTTCAGAAGCCAAAGATCGCGAAATTGTAGCAAAGAA gTTGAGGCAACATGTTGAAGGGGCCGATAACAACCCTCTTCTGATATTCCCTGAGGGAACTTGTGTAAATAACCACTACACTGTCATGTTCAAAAAG GGAGCATTTGAACTCGACTGCACCGTCTGTCCTGTTGCAATCAAATACAACAAGATCTTTGTTGATGCCTTTTGGAATAGTAGAAA ACAGTCCTTCACAACGCACCTCTTGCAGCTCATGACATCTTGGGCTGTTGTCTGTGACGTTTGGTACCTGGAGCCTCAGAACATAAGACCTGGGGAGACTCCAATCGAGTTCGCGGAAAG GGTGAGAGACATCATTTCTGTAAGAGCAGGTCTTAGAAAAGTTCCTTGGGATGGATATTTGAAATACTCTCGTCCTAGCCCCAAGCATCGAGAGAGGAA GCAACAGAGTTTTGCAGAATCAGTGTTGCATCGGCTGGAAGAGAAGTAG
- the LOC107855319 gene encoding putative E3 ubiquitin-protein ligase UBR7: protein MADAFEEDAENTVSIGEYLQDLEEQELEADLVLGGDEGKECTYSKGYVKRQAIFSCLTCTPDGNAGVCTACSLSCHDGHEILELWTKRNFRCDCGNSKFGEFFCKLDASKDVENPKNSYNHNFKGSYCTCGRPYPDPDVEEQLENLQCCICEDWFHEEHLGLESTDMVPRDDKGEPQFEDLICQGCATVCSFLKLYPDSIFAPVQHQTATNSSKDKEVVEDAPLTVGSSKELNNGSFETPATDNSLKEDCNGKAVLLGENAATNTILSKCNQIDDPSTKCVVGLNLLEAPISLEKSKSMFLSKDWRDALCRCPNCTEFYKQKGLAFLLEKEDTIAEYEKMAKQKRAQHEQEQSAELLNNLGHVEKMEVLTGIADLKDEIGTYLASFDPSKPVTSADVHKIFENLAQKRRRMT, encoded by the exons GAGGCGGATCTGGTCTTAGGTGGTGATGAAGGCAAGGAGTGCACCTATAGTAAAGGTTATGTGAAGAGACAAGCTATATTTTCTTGTTTGACATGCACACCAGATGGGAATGCTGGGGTTTGCACAGCTTGTAGCCTTTCTTGCCATGATGGTCATGAG ATTTTGGAACTTTGGACGAAGAGAAACTTCAGGTGTGACTGTGGAAACTCAAAGTTTGGGGAGTTCTTCTGCAAGCTTGATGCTAGCAAAGATGTTGAAAACCCCAAGAATTCATATAATCACAATTTCAAAGGTTCATACTGCACATGTGGCAGGCCATATCCTGATCCTGATGTTGAAGAACAATTGGAGAATCTCCAATGCTGCATTTGTGAGGACTGGTTTCATGAGGAGCATCTCGGTCTTGAGTCCACTGATATG GTTCCAAGGGATGATAAAGGGGAGCCTCAATTTGAGGATTTAATCTGCCAGGGGTGCGCAACTGTCTGTTCCTTTTTAAAGCTATATCCTGATTCTATCTTTGCACCAGTCCAGCATCAGACTGCGACGAATTCCTCAAAGGACAAGGAGGTGGTTGAAGATGCACCGTTGACTGTGGGATCTTCGAAGGAGCTTAACAATGGAAGTTTTGAGACTCCTGCAACTGATAATAGTCTTAAAGAAGACTGCAACGGAAAGGCTGTTCTTCTCGGAGAAAATGCCGCTACAAACACAATCCTTAGTAAGTGTAACCAAATTGATGATCCTAGTACCAAATGTGTTGTTGGACTGAATTTGTTAGAAGCTCCAATTAGCCTTGAGAAAAGCAAGTCGATGTTCCTTTCCAAAGACTGGAGAGACGCCCTCTGTAGGTGTCCAAATTGCACAGAATTCTACAAACAGAAAGGGCTTGCCTTCTTACTCGAAAAAGAGGATACCATTGCAGAATATGAGAAAATGGCAAAGCAGAAGAGAGCTCAACATGAGCAAGAACAGAGTGCTGAGTTGCTTAATAATCTTGGCCATGTCGAGAAAATGGAGGTTTTGACTGGTATCGCTGACCTTAAAGACGAGATTGGTACCTACTTG GCATCCTTCGATCCATCAAAGCCAGTTACATCTGCTGATGTTCACAAGATTTTTGAGAATCTTGCCCAGAAGCGTAGGCGTATGACTTGA
- the LOC107855326 gene encoding glycerol-3-phosphate acyltransferase 9 isoform X2, with the protein MQKCRDSFTRCFKSNPPEPWNWNIYLFPLWCLGVVVRYGILFPIRVIVLTIGWIIFLSCYIPVHFLLKGHEKFQKKLERCLVELICSFFVASWTGVVKYHGPRPSIRPKQVFVANHTSMIDFIVLEQMTAFAVIMQKHPGWVGLLQSTILEGVGCIWFNRSEAKDREIVAKKLRQHVEGADNNPLLIFPEGTCVNNHYTVMFKKGAFELDCTVCPVAIKYNKIFVDAFWNSRKQSFTTHLLQLMTSWAVVCDVWYLEPQNIRPGETPIEFAERVRDIISVRAGLRKVPWDGYLKYSRPSPKHRERKQQSFAESVLHRLEEK; encoded by the exons Atgcagaaatgcagg GATTCTTTCACCCGATGCTTCAAGTCAAATCCACCAGAACCTTGGAACTGGAACATATATTTGTTTCCTTTATGGTGCTTGGGTGTTGTTGTTAGATATGGAATTCTTTTTCCTATAAG AGTCATTGTCTTGACAATAGGATGGATAATATTTCTCTCCTGCTATATCCCGGTGCATTTCCTACTGAAAGGGCACGAAAAGTTCCAGAAAAAGCTAGAG AGGTGTCTGGTGGAGCTGATATGCAGTTTCTTTGTTGCATCTTGGACTGGGGTTGTCAAATACCATGGCCCACGGCCTAGCATACGACCTAAGCAG GTTTTTGTGGCAAATCACACATCAATGATTGATTTTATTGTCTTAGAACAGATGACTGCATTTGCAGTGATCATGCAGAAGCATCCTGGTTGGGTCG GACTGCTGCAGAGCACCATTTTAGAAGGTGTTGGATGTATCTGGTTCAACCGTTCAGAAGCCAAAGATCGCGAAATTGTAGCAAAGAA gTTGAGGCAACATGTTGAAGGGGCCGATAACAACCCTCTTCTGATATTCCCTGAGGGAACTTGTGTAAATAACCACTACACTGTCATGTTCAAAAAG GGAGCATTTGAACTCGACTGCACCGTCTGTCCTGTTGCAATCAAATACAACAAGATCTTTGTTGATGCCTTTTGGAATAGTAGAAA ACAGTCCTTCACAACGCACCTCTTGCAGCTCATGACATCTTGGGCTGTTGTCTGTGACGTTTGGTACCTGGAGCCTCAGAACATAAGACCTGGGGAGACTCCAATCGAGTTCGCGGAAAG GGTGAGAGACATCATTTCTGTAAGAGCAGGTCTTAGAAAAGTTCCTTGGGATGGATATTTGAAATACTCTCGTCCTAGCCCCAAGCATCGAGAGAGGAA GCAACAGAGTTTTGCAGAATCAGTGTTGCATCGGCTGGAAGAGAAGTAG